In Actinomycetota bacterium, the sequence GGGAGGAACTCGTGGATGACCGCCCACTGGTAGTGCCAGCGGGCCAGCCGGCGCGCGGTCTCGAACAGCCATTCTTGCCGGATGCCCTGGGCCCGGGCGTCGTCGACAATCCGGTTGTGGAACTGAGCGACGGCCTTGTGAAACTGAACAATGATCAGGTTCTCGTCGTTGCGCCGGTCCGGCATGATCGCCTTGCCCAATTCGTCACGCGGCATGTCCAAAACACCGTTGACGTTCGGGGCCAGCAGCAGCTTGGCCGGATCGGCCGGATCATAGTACTGACGGTCATCCGTCGGCCCACGCCCGTAGAGCACATCGAGGTCATAGCGCGGCGTGCGGAAGTTGACGGTTGCATCGGCGTCCGCTTGCTGGAGGTCGAGCGGGGTGGTGTCCAAGGTGATGTCGTGGTCGATGAACTGCGCGATGAAGGTGAACCCGGCCTTCAGCCGCCCGTTGGTGGCGGCGAGAAAGGCATCGCTGGTATCAGGCTCGACCATCTCCCTCGCCAAGTTCTCCAGCAGGGTGTCCGGCGGCGCGAAGGCCGGAAGCCGCTTGAACATGGCCCCGAACCGGCCCTCGGCCAGCCGGTCCTTACTCGTCAGGAACAGACCCCGAAGCTGGGCGCCATGCAGGCCACTGCCGCCCACCTGGGCATGGGCGACGCCTGCCTGCCGGCTGCCGACCATGGCGCCGGCCGACAGGGCGGCCGCCCCAGCGAGGAACCCACGGCGGGAAAAGCGACCGTCGGATCCATTCGGCCGAGCCGGGTGATCCTGAGAATCCATAGTTTCGTCCCCCATGGGATTAACGGAGCATTCCTGGCGTCAGCGAACCGTGAGGTTACCACTCGAGAGCAGGCCGGCCCGGGTGTAGAACACGAACGTCGGGTCGAGTTCCGACGTGACAGCCGTAGCGCTCGACAGCGTGATCTGGAAGTAGTCGCCCGGCGATGGGCGGAGGTTCTGGTCGTTGTCCCGGACGATGACCTCGAAGCGGCACAGCGGTGTGGTCTTCGTCTCACGCGTCGGGCACGTCGAAGGGAAGCCCGCCGGTGCCGATGACGTCAGCCGGTAGCGGCCCAGGAAGATCAGCTCATTCCCGCCAGGAGGCGGATTCTGACCGATACAAATTGCGGATTCCAGCACCGGGTCGATCTGGTCGACGATCCCGTGGATCGAGAACCCCGAGCCGAGGGGGTTGGCGCCATGGTCGATGTAGCTGAGCTGGATAGCCAGCTGACCGGTTGGCGGATTGATGCCGCCCTTGTCCTCGCAACTAAAGCTGAATCCGAACGACGCCGGGGCCTTAAAAAGGACGTTGTCTGGCGGAAGCTGTCCGCCGCCAACGCCCCTGCACGCCGTCAGCACCAAAGCGAGGATGCCAACCGCGGCCAGTAACATGGATCGCCGGCGGAAGGAAGGTGCCCCAGTCTTCATCGATGTCCTCCAAAATCTATCAGGCGAGGGGCCGTGCGGACGTGGGAAAGCCCGCGATGTCGGGGACTTCCCGGCGTGCAGAGGATTCATGTCGAGCCGAACAGGCCTGTGGAGTTCTGGCTCCTGAAATACCTGTCGCCACCACCAGAACCGGCACGGCCAATGCAGATCAAGTACTGCGGTCGTGCAGCACCAGCTTTGCTACGCTCATGCTTGCCTTCGCAAGAAGGGTGGTCGGTCACCTCCCGCCAGATGGGATCAATTCCTTATGGGGCGGTAAACTGCCCGCCTGCCTACACGCCAAACGTGACACAACCGCAAGGAAACCCGAACGCACGGCATATCCAGCACAGATGCTGAAGCTGCGTAGAACTCACGAGTTCCTGGGGAGGCCGTCAACGCCTTCGCCTGACCTGCCCGGTCAGGGTTGGCGCACCTGGCACTGGTCCACAACCTGGCGGTAGTCGGCCAGGGCCTGGGTGAACCTGGCTGACTCGCTCGTCCCGGCCCGCAGCACCGGGGCGCTCTTGTCGACCAGCTCGCGACCAGACAGCTCACGACTGGACGGGTCGTTCATGATCCTGCCGTACTCGTCTACCGTCCTCCGTAGCCCCACCGCGATGGCCAGCATCGTGTTGGCCCGGTTCACTGCCGTCCTGCAGGCCCGTGAGGCCACCGGGGCGTCGGTGGTGGAGTTAGAGCCCTGTGCCGCGGTGCTGGTGCTTGGAGCCTGCTGTCTCACCGGCGAGGCGTTGGTGGC encodes:
- a CDS encoding peroxidase, with the translated sequence MVGSRQAGVAHAQVGGSGLHGAQLRGLFLTSKDRLAEGRFGAMFKRLPAFAPPDTLLENLAREMVEPDTSDAFLAATNGRLKAGFTFIAQFIDHDITLDTTPLDLQQADADATVNFRTPRYDLDVLYGRGPTDDRQYYDPADPAKLLLAPNVNGVLDMPRDELGKAIMPDRRNDENLIIVQFHKAVAQFHNRIVDDARAQGIRQEWLFETARRLARWHYQWAVIHEFLP